The Cohnella abietis genome has a segment encoding these proteins:
- a CDS encoding extracellular solute-binding protein, which yields MKSKSAKWIVLTVLACSLVFASACSKNNANTAGPSGSQESASNPVETNIDPMGKIDPPIEVTAVRMLDSTTKFAEGESIDKNDWNQLYLDEFGIKLKYLWVADPSQYNQKFNVTMASGKLPDIMPVDATQFNQLVEADELADLTEALEKYGTPITKELLHKDGGVGLNSATFGGKLLGIPVNPGAVDNAPLLWIRTDWLKKLNLPEPKTMEDVFKIAEAFATQDPDGNNKKDTTGLGIDKLLYDGVFGLAGFFNGYHAYPRIWIENESGEYVYGSVQPEMKDALAKLQKMYKDGWIDREFGVKDIEKLIQMGNSGKLGMFYGVMYSNTYFAEGKKLDTEMDWVPFKLPSINDKQAKPQLVFPVGKYYAAKKGMKHPEALIKMLNAFSYDWDKTKYPLTKINQDGDIAKWIYALVAGSNPTQNLDMYERVSKAIEQKDDSLIDPKAPGQKIILDSLHKWEKGDMDGWTYARIYDAQGLLYEYNKSDGLLMTKYIAGPTATMVEKGATLDKMELETFTKIIMGEASIDAFDEYVANWKKLGGNTITEEVAKWKASK from the coding sequence ATGAAAAGTAAGTCTGCAAAATGGATTGTGTTAACGGTATTGGCGTGTTCGCTAGTGTTCGCTTCTGCTTGTAGCAAGAATAATGCAAATACTGCAGGACCATCGGGCTCTCAAGAAAGCGCTTCAAATCCGGTGGAAACGAATATCGATCCCATGGGCAAGATTGATCCGCCTATTGAAGTGACTGCAGTTAGAATGCTGGATTCAACTACGAAATTCGCAGAAGGAGAGTCGATTGATAAGAATGATTGGAATCAGCTCTACTTGGACGAGTTCGGTATTAAGCTGAAGTATTTGTGGGTTGCTGATCCTAGTCAATATAACCAAAAATTCAATGTGACGATGGCTTCTGGGAAGCTACCCGATATTATGCCAGTAGACGCCACTCAATTTAACCAATTGGTTGAAGCGGATGAGCTTGCTGATCTAACAGAAGCTTTGGAGAAGTACGGAACACCGATTACGAAGGAATTATTGCACAAAGACGGCGGAGTGGGTCTTAATTCTGCAACATTCGGTGGGAAATTGTTAGGGATTCCAGTAAACCCCGGAGCGGTTGATAATGCTCCGCTGCTCTGGATACGTACAGATTGGCTGAAGAAGTTGAATTTGCCTGAACCTAAAACAATGGAAGATGTGTTCAAGATAGCAGAAGCTTTCGCTACGCAGGATCCGGACGGAAATAACAAAAAGGATACTACAGGCTTAGGGATAGATAAGCTCCTATATGACGGAGTATTTGGACTGGCAGGCTTTTTCAACGGTTATCATGCTTACCCGCGGATTTGGATAGAGAATGAATCAGGTGAATATGTATACGGCAGTGTTCAGCCTGAAATGAAAGATGCTTTGGCTAAGCTTCAGAAGATGTACAAAGATGGATGGATTGATCGCGAGTTCGGCGTTAAGGATATAGAGAAATTAATTCAAATGGGCAATTCAGGCAAGCTAGGAATGTTCTATGGTGTCATGTATAGCAATACTTACTTCGCGGAAGGAAAGAAATTAGATACGGAGATGGATTGGGTTCCCTTCAAGCTTCCATCGATTAATGATAAACAGGCTAAGCCGCAATTGGTTTTCCCTGTAGGCAAGTATTATGCTGCGAAAAAAGGGATGAAGCATCCTGAAGCTCTTATTAAGATGCTGAATGCCTTCAGCTACGACTGGGATAAGACTAAATACCCTCTGACTAAGATCAATCAAGATGGTGATATAGCCAAGTGGATATATGCACTTGTAGCAGGCTCCAATCCGACTCAAAATCTTGATATGTATGAAAGAGTATCCAAGGCAATAGAGCAGAAAGACGACTCGCTTATAGATCCGAAAGCCCCAGGTCAAAAGATAATCTTGGACAGCCTTCATAAATGGGAGAAAGGCGATATGGATGGATGGACTTATGCCAGAATATATGATGCTCAAGGACTCCTGTATGAGTACAACAAAAGCGATGGTCTACTGATGACGAAGTATATTGCTGGACCTACAGCGACGATGGTAGAAAAGGGAGCAACGCTAGACAAAATGGAATTGGAAACCTTCACTAAAATTATTATGGGTGAAGCTTCCATTGATGCTTTTGATGAGTATGTAGCGAATTGGAAAAAGCTCGGTGGCAATACCATTACAGAAGAAGTGGCTAAGTGGAAAGCTAGCAAGTAG
- a CDS encoding carbohydrate ABC transporter permease: MHHMSLSRRVFVIANYSFLITLSLLCLLPLVQVLAISFSSSPAASAGLVKLLPVDFSFDSYQYILQKKEFISSFSITLQRVALGYTVNIILALLCAYPLSREVKDFRMRTYYAWFFVFTILFGGGLIPSYIAVSETGLLDTIWALIIPGAVTVFNVILLLNFFRGLPKEIEESAFMDGAGHLTVLIRMYVPMSMPVIATISLFTLVGHWNSWFDGLIYMNFPEKYPLSTYLQLMVINSNPMKLDINNLNGMLQISERTTRAAQIFLGALPILIVYPFLQKYFVKGIVLGSVKG; encoded by the coding sequence ATGCATCATATGTCTCTAAGTAGAAGAGTATTTGTCATTGCTAATTACAGCTTTCTAATAACGTTGTCCCTATTATGCTTGCTTCCATTGGTCCAAGTACTGGCCATTTCCTTTAGCTCCAGTCCAGCAGCATCAGCTGGTTTGGTAAAGCTACTGCCGGTAGATTTCAGCTTTGATTCCTATCAGTATATTTTGCAGAAAAAAGAGTTCATTAGCTCATTCAGTATAACCTTACAGCGTGTCGCCCTCGGATACACTGTCAATATCATACTAGCGCTCCTATGTGCTTATCCCTTATCGAGGGAAGTGAAGGACTTCAGAATGCGGACCTATTATGCCTGGTTTTTCGTATTCACGATTTTATTCGGTGGAGGTCTTATTCCGTCTTATATTGCAGTTAGTGAGACGGGGCTGCTGGATACGATCTGGGCTTTAATTATACCGGGTGCAGTGACTGTATTTAATGTCATTTTACTGCTTAACTTCTTCCGTGGATTGCCGAAGGAGATTGAAGAGTCGGCTTTCATGGATGGAGCGGGACATTTGACCGTTTTAATTAGAATGTACGTGCCCATGTCAATGCCCGTCATTGCAACGATATCCTTGTTTACGCTAGTTGGACATTGGAACTCCTGGTTCGATGGGCTAATTTATATGAATTTTCCTGAAAAATATCCGTTGTCTACTTATTTGCAGCTAATGGTCATTAATAGCAATCCAATGAAGCTGGATATTAACAATCTTAATGGCATGCTGCAAATATCTGAACGTACGACAAGGGCAGCACAAATCTTCTTAGGTGCCCTACCGATTCTCATTGTTTATCCATTTTTGCAGAAATATTTCGTTAAAGGAATCGTGTTGGGAAGCGTAAAAGGCTAA
- a CDS encoding ABC transporter permease, translating into MKNNSKLKREFPLHLMLIPGVILLLVYNYFPMVGVAFAFQKFIPAQGLFGSKWVGFDNFRYLLQLNDFYQVLWNTFYIATMKILAGQIVPIFIALLLNEMKKAFIKRGVQTLIYLPHFLSWVILGAILVDILSPSEGIINQILQTFGIDPIYFLGNNKWFPYVIIISDVWKEFGFSTIVYLAAITSINPSLYEAAIVDGAGHTRQAWHITLPGMVPIIILLATLSLGSVLNAGFDQVFNLYSPSVYQSGDILDTLIYRIGLIDAQFGVATAIGLFKSVVSLVLISISYIMAYRLANYRIF; encoded by the coding sequence ATGAAAAATAACTCTAAGCTCAAGCGAGAATTTCCCCTACATCTTATGCTGATCCCAGGAGTCATTCTGTTACTTGTCTATAATTATTTTCCAATGGTTGGTGTTGCTTTCGCTTTTCAGAAGTTTATTCCGGCACAGGGCTTGTTCGGTTCCAAATGGGTAGGATTTGATAATTTTCGTTATTTATTGCAGCTGAATGATTTCTATCAGGTGCTCTGGAATACCTTCTATATCGCGACTATGAAGATTCTTGCAGGGCAAATTGTCCCTATATTCATAGCTCTACTATTGAACGAAATGAAAAAGGCATTTATTAAACGTGGCGTCCAAACTCTTATCTATTTGCCCCATTTTCTATCCTGGGTCATTCTCGGAGCTATTCTAGTTGATATCTTGTCTCCATCGGAAGGGATTATCAATCAAATACTCCAAACATTCGGTATAGATCCCATATACTTTCTGGGCAACAATAAGTGGTTCCCATATGTCATTATCATTTCTGATGTGTGGAAGGAATTTGGGTTTAGTACGATTGTATATTTGGCAGCTATTACAAGCATTAACCCGTCCTTATATGAAGCTGCAATTGTAGATGGCGCTGGACACACCAGACAGGCTTGGCATATTACATTGCCTGGTATGGTTCCAATCATTATATTGCTAGCAACTTTAAGCTTAGGTAGCGTGCTAAATGCGGGTTTCGATCAGGTGTTTAACTTATACAGCCCATCGGTTTACCAAAGTGGAGATATTTTGGATACCTTAATTTATCGAATAGGTCTAATTGATGCCCAATTTGGAGTAGCAACGGCAATCGGATTGTTCAAATCTGTTGTTTCGCTTGTACTCATATCTATCTCGTATATTATGGCTTATCGTCTTGCGAACTATCGTATTTTCTAA
- a CDS encoding M24 family metallopeptidase, protein MFKIPKEEFAARVEKLKELMKEKEMQACLIYGDEYRKENLRYMSNYWPLFERGAVMVPLTGEPFVIAAPEGEMFCREMSAWSDIRLLPEFACVTVPDKIEYPQAHYTSLTEIYKGLQGNEPLRRLGIVGIDAMPEPLMKIIEESFNGVKIVDAGDLLFKLRMTKTANEVACLQEAARIADAGYKLMIQQVKPGMTELELASLAYGECTKQGAENIPFCLLTSGERVNTIIGRASGKVIEDGDMIMAAIAVQVEGYVATMNFPFVAGEMSKEQKEFIDILVAAEDAALSRIKAGANQNEVVRAVKAYFKDRNVTEFDLYPPLHGCGLAEAESPYPDENSEAIFVAGMTVNTDVSLFGHPHGSNRIEESLLVTEAGYESMSKLVRQLSKTWKETATISVH, encoded by the coding sequence ATGTTCAAAATTCCAAAAGAAGAATTCGCTGCAAGGGTAGAAAAGCTAAAAGAGCTGATGAAAGAGAAAGAGATGCAAGCATGCTTAATTTACGGAGATGAGTATAGGAAGGAAAACCTGCGCTACATGAGCAATTACTGGCCATTATTCGAAAGGGGAGCCGTCATGGTTCCTCTGACGGGCGAGCCTTTCGTTATTGCCGCGCCAGAAGGTGAAATGTTTTGTCGCGAAATGAGCGCTTGGTCTGATATTCGACTTCTTCCTGAATTCGCATGTGTGACTGTACCGGATAAGATCGAATATCCTCAAGCGCACTATACCAGCTTGACTGAGATCTACAAGGGGCTTCAAGGAAATGAGCCTTTACGGAGATTAGGTATCGTAGGTATTGATGCCATGCCTGAGCCCTTAATGAAGATTATCGAAGAGAGCTTCAATGGCGTGAAAATTGTCGATGCTGGTGATTTGTTATTCAAGCTCAGAATGACCAAGACAGCTAACGAGGTTGCTTGTTTACAAGAAGCAGCGAGAATTGCCGATGCGGGTTACAAGTTAATGATTCAGCAGGTGAAGCCAGGCATGACCGAGCTCGAGCTAGCCTCGCTGGCTTATGGGGAGTGCACGAAGCAAGGCGCGGAAAATATACCGTTCTGCCTCTTAACAAGCGGCGAGCGGGTCAACACGATCATTGGCAGAGCATCAGGGAAAGTGATCGAAGACGGAGATATGATTATGGCTGCCATTGCGGTTCAGGTTGAGGGATATGTGGCCACCATGAATTTTCCTTTCGTCGCAGGTGAAATGAGTAAGGAACAGAAGGAATTTATCGATATTCTTGTCGCAGCAGAAGATGCAGCGTTAAGCCGGATAAAAGCGGGAGCGAATCAGAACGAAGTAGTCCGTGCGGTCAAAGCGTACTTTAAAGATAGGAATGTTACTGAATTTGATCTCTATCCACCATTGCATGGCTGTGGGCTGGCAGAAGCTGAATCACCTTATCCAGATGAGAATTCAGAAGCGATATTCGTAGCAGGAATGACGGTCAATACGGATGTGAGTCTGTTCGGACATCCTCATGGTTCCAATCGGATCGAAGAAAGCTTGCTTGTAACCGAAGCCGGGTACGAGTCGATGTCGAAGCTGGTTAGACAGCTAAGTAAGACTTGGAAAGAAACAGCGACGATTTCGGTCCATTAA
- a CDS encoding amidohydrolase family protein translates to MSIRTMTNKSQLAREFVETGRLSSVSIIDMHTHMGAFYGTYLPEAKLETMIQTMERENIEWIISAPHSALFDPIGGNSEILGAMKQYPDKIYGYYVVNPHYDHDLERDLAEFDRVGGYVGFKVLPDYHKYPLTGEKFRRIYEFANERGLLLLSHTWGHSPYNPPQMIAELASEYTNINFLLGHSAPGETDYAIELAKTQPNVYLELCDTGRLNGMIGKMVREASSEKVLFGTDFPWYDPNYMLGSVLFSGIGDDDIRNIIHHNAVRLLANSLKSKA, encoded by the coding sequence ATGAGCATACGGACAATGACGAACAAATCGCAGCTTGCTAGAGAGTTTGTGGAGACTGGACGGCTGTCGAGTGTTTCTATAATTGACATGCATACGCATATGGGGGCTTTCTATGGCACCTATCTCCCAGAAGCAAAGCTAGAGACGATGATTCAGACAATGGAACGTGAAAATATTGAGTGGATCATATCGGCTCCGCATAGTGCGTTGTTCGATCCGATCGGCGGGAATTCGGAAATCCTTGGAGCAATGAAGCAATACCCGGATAAAATCTATGGCTATTATGTTGTTAACCCTCACTATGATCACGATTTGGAACGGGATCTTGCCGAGTTTGATCGTGTAGGAGGTTATGTGGGATTCAAGGTTCTTCCTGACTATCACAAGTATCCGCTTACCGGTGAAAAGTTCCGTAGAATCTATGAATTTGCGAATGAACGTGGACTGCTTTTACTTTCCCATACATGGGGACATAGCCCATATAATCCACCGCAGATGATCGCAGAATTGGCAAGTGAATATACGAATATTAACTTCCTACTCGGACATTCCGCGCCGGGAGAAACCGATTATGCCATTGAGCTTGCTAAGACGCAGCCGAATGTTTACTTGGAATTATGTGATACCGGGCGCTTGAACGGAATGATAGGCAAGATGGTTCGAGAAGCTTCCTCAGAGAAGGTGCTGTTTGGTACCGATTTCCCTTGGTATGACCCTAATTATATGCTGGGCAGTGTTTTGTTTTCCGGCATAGGTGACGACGATATTCGGAATATCATTCATCATAACGCAGTTCGTTTATTGGCAAACAGCCTAAAATCTAAAGCTTAG
- a CDS encoding SGNH/GDSL hydrolase family protein has translation MLELWEKLKRGEQGFIVCIGDSITEQNYHANGKLNYVGQLNEMLLNVFGRQQLLLNAGVSDDTTWGVLNRLNRDVLRFQPDLITLMIGMNDSMRGIEQLPEFKNNLLAIIAQARAVGSELILLTPNTINLRISENAIRDSYPHYIHAIREIATSEQIPLCDVYEAFEERIHKDPNSKWTLMNDCIHPNEYGHDFIAQALFRFFGFIDSRNANTATDVKESKNGK, from the coding sequence ATGTTGGAATTGTGGGAAAAGCTCAAGCGTGGCGAACAAGGCTTTATTGTTTGTATTGGTGACTCTATAACCGAACAGAACTATCATGCTAACGGCAAGCTAAACTACGTGGGACAGTTAAATGAAATGCTGTTAAATGTATTTGGTCGACAGCAGCTATTGTTGAATGCTGGAGTAAGCGATGACACGACGTGGGGAGTATTGAACCGTTTGAACCGTGATGTGCTGCGATTTCAACCGGATCTGATTACTTTGATGATTGGTATGAACGATTCCATGCGAGGAATAGAACAGCTTCCAGAGTTTAAGAATAATTTGCTAGCTATTATTGCACAAGCTCGGGCAGTAGGTAGTGAATTAATCTTATTGACTCCCAATACAATAAATCTACGAATTTCGGAAAATGCCATACGTGATAGTTACCCGCACTACATACATGCTATACGTGAAATTGCGACATCTGAGCAAATACCATTATGTGATGTGTATGAGGCATTTGAGGAACGTATCCACAAAGACCCTAACAGCAAATGGACATTAATGAACGATTGCATTCATCCTAACGAGTACGGTCACGATTTTATCGCACAGGCTTTATTTCGTTTTTTTGGTTTTATCGATAGCCGAAATGCCAACACCGCAACAGATGTCAAGGAAAGCAAGAATGGCAAATAG
- a CDS encoding response regulator, translating into MYRILIVDDEPLIVNSMNLMLSEAAQLELEIYRAYNVYEALDCLKRIRIDIVISDIRMPGMSGIELHKQIIESWPRCKVIFLTGYNDFDYARHAIRAGGVIDYVLKNEDDHVILAAVEKAIAELDKIDDGADYILNARKKLKLAIPALQKNALFDLMRNSPPSPEEMKKRFEESEIPLLLDKGVYLVTGRVDGWMEDASELDRMLLLYACQNIAEEYLAATVVNVSVVFESNRLVWLMQPKEFFVENNWNEDQEQQAWEHLKMRVYSILEAVQQTCKQLLRISISLVMGREPFEWNNLGAHFYYLKTLLGQGSNNGQELLIQDSEQLGLNTEQGKRHYLSESQNSKKQLELLEQYLANGQKEKFNILFNEIMNLKDLADYKFQLEMFYSLSLSLISYAIRVGLFDELFNKMDLGRTTQYDAHESWSDAAAYLAKVADYLLGQFEPAIEEQSQRLITSIHQYIQSHLGGDLSLTKLSTLVHHSPTYLSRLYKRMTGSMLSDYITEERMKKAQQQLAHSTMKIQDIAVQVGYEAAPQFNRSFRKMFRMTPQEYRDLFFTPNE; encoded by the coding sequence ATGTATCGAATATTAATCGTTGATGACGAACCCCTAATTGTTAATAGCATGAATCTCATGCTTAGCGAAGCAGCGCAATTGGAGCTTGAGATTTACCGCGCTTATAACGTGTATGAAGCATTGGATTGTCTAAAACGAATTCGGATTGATATCGTAATCTCAGATATCCGTATGCCGGGAATGAGTGGGATCGAGCTACATAAGCAAATTATAGAAAGCTGGCCCCGCTGTAAAGTTATTTTTCTCACAGGCTACAACGACTTCGATTATGCACGTCATGCCATTCGTGCTGGTGGTGTCATTGATTATGTACTGAAAAACGAAGATGACCATGTCATTCTGGCAGCAGTGGAGAAGGCAATAGCGGAATTGGACAAAATAGACGACGGCGCTGATTACATCCTGAACGCGAGAAAGAAGCTCAAGCTAGCCATTCCTGCTTTACAAAAAAATGCACTATTTGACCTTATGCGTAATTCCCCACCCTCTCCAGAAGAAATGAAAAAGAGATTTGAAGAGTCGGAAATCCCGTTGTTGTTAGACAAAGGGGTGTATCTGGTAACGGGCAGAGTGGATGGTTGGATGGAGGATGCAAGTGAATTAGACCGAATGCTTCTTCTCTATGCCTGTCAGAATATTGCGGAGGAATATTTGGCTGCGACTGTTGTGAATGTATCCGTTGTGTTCGAGTCCAATAGGCTTGTGTGGTTAATGCAGCCCAAAGAGTTTTTTGTAGAAAATAATTGGAATGAGGATCAGGAGCAGCAGGCGTGGGAGCATCTCAAAATGAGAGTGTACAGTATCCTTGAGGCCGTTCAACAGACATGTAAGCAGCTGCTGAGAATATCGATTTCCCTTGTCATGGGTCGTGAACCATTCGAATGGAACAATCTTGGGGCCCATTTCTATTATTTGAAAACGTTGCTCGGTCAAGGCTCTAATAATGGGCAAGAGCTGTTAATCCAGGATTCTGAGCAGCTTGGACTAAATACGGAGCAAGGTAAACGCCATTACTTATCTGAATCGCAAAATAGTAAAAAGCAGCTTGAGCTACTGGAGCAATATTTAGCTAATGGGCAAAAAGAGAAGTTCAACATTCTATTCAACGAGATTATGAATCTCAAAGATTTAGCTGATTATAAGTTTCAGCTAGAGATGTTTTACAGTCTCTCGCTTAGTTTGATTTCTTATGCCATTCGAGTGGGTCTGTTTGATGAGCTATTTAACAAAATGGATCTTGGGAGGACAACTCAGTATGATGCGCACGAATCATGGAGTGATGCTGCTGCTTACTTAGCTAAGGTTGCAGATTATTTACTTGGACAATTCGAGCCTGCCATTGAAGAGCAAAGCCAACGGCTCATTACTTCCATACATCAATATATTCAATCTCATCTCGGTGGGGATTTATCTCTGACGAAGCTATCCACATTAGTTCACCACAGTCCGACTTATCTCTCCCGTTTGTACAAGCGGATGACGGGATCGATGCTTTCAGACTATATTACCGAAGAGCGAATGAAGAAAGCACAGCAGCAATTGGCTCATTCGACAATGAAAATCCAAGACATTGCCGTCCAGGTGGGGTACGAGGCAGCTCCGCAATTTAACCGTTCCTTTAGAAAAATGTTCAGAATGACTCCACAAGAATACAGAGATCTGTTTTTTACACCGAATGAGTAG
- a CDS encoding phosphotriesterase family protein has product MSVMTVTGKVRADSLGLVLPHEHAYIELRNLVPAPHTISGKVLAEEKVSLTNLGKLHRNPYAVLDNAVLDDEKVMEWELREFKKAGGKTFVDLTLRDIGRDPVLLARLSRALDIYIVAGCGYYINASHPPDMDNKTIDEITEEIIGEIKYGIDGTDIKAGVIGEIGTSEIIYPNERKTLIAAAAAQQETGLGIHVHTDLWATNGYEVVKILTEQGAPPEKICINHIDVDLKLDYMKELLNQGVYIEFDNFGKEFYSDRRHKSVLKGLFARDIDRVKAIKEMIDCGFLSRILLSNDVCLKTSLHHYGGWGYDHVITNIIPMMQDEGISDEQIQTIMVNNPAIFMDDGRD; this is encoded by the coding sequence ATGTCCGTTATGACAGTGACGGGGAAGGTTCGCGCGGATAGTCTAGGACTCGTATTGCCCCATGAGCATGCTTATATCGAACTAAGAAACCTAGTGCCTGCTCCTCATACGATATCCGGCAAAGTATTAGCAGAAGAAAAAGTCAGCCTCACCAATCTAGGCAAGCTGCATAGAAATCCTTACGCCGTTCTGGATAATGCCGTGCTTGATGATGAGAAAGTAATGGAGTGGGAGCTTCGTGAGTTTAAGAAAGCTGGAGGAAAGACGTTCGTTGATCTTACTCTAAGGGATATTGGGAGAGACCCTGTCTTGCTGGCCCGATTATCAAGGGCGCTTGACATCTATATAGTTGCAGGATGTGGATATTATATCAATGCCTCGCATCCCCCTGACATGGATAATAAAACGATAGATGAAATTACCGAAGAAATCATCGGAGAAATCAAATACGGAATAGATGGTACTGACATTAAAGCCGGTGTAATTGGTGAAATCGGCACTAGCGAAATCATTTACCCGAATGAAAGAAAGACATTGATCGCAGCTGCGGCTGCCCAGCAGGAAACTGGACTTGGTATCCATGTGCACACGGATTTATGGGCAACCAATGGGTATGAAGTAGTAAAGATTTTGACGGAGCAGGGAGCACCCCCCGAAAAAATATGCATTAACCACATTGATGTCGATTTAAAGCTGGATTATATGAAGGAGCTTCTAAATCAAGGCGTTTATATTGAATTTGACAATTTCGGTAAGGAGTTTTATTCAGACAGAAGGCACAAAAGTGTTCTGAAAGGACTTTTTGCCAGAGATATAGATCGTGTCAAAGCAATCAAGGAAATGATCGATTGTGGATTCCTCTCCAGAATATTACTCTCTAATGATGTTTGTCTAAAAACATCACTCCACCATTACGGTGGCTGGGGATACGATCATGTTATTACTAATATAATTCCCATGATGCAAGACGAAGGAATTTCAGATGAGCAAATTCAAACCATAATGGTTAACAATCCTGCTATCTTCATGGATGACGGAAGAGATTAG
- a CDS encoding sensory rhodopsin transducer has product MSKEGAKNWYVIDGYLPYKGKIDNDSLEGHEAIMILNCHDTDAEIFMDIFYEDREPDTDIKLTASARRVKCIRMDHPDEIGGIALDRQLQYSLRFRSDVEVIIQYGRMDVAQPNLAYIGMIGYSE; this is encoded by the coding sequence ATGAGCAAAGAAGGCGCTAAAAACTGGTACGTTATCGATGGCTACTTACCTTACAAAGGCAAAATTGATAATGATTCACTTGAAGGACATGAAGCCATCATGATTTTGAATTGTCATGATACAGATGCTGAAATCTTCATGGACATTTTCTATGAAGACAGGGAGCCTGATACAGATATTAAGCTAACTGCATCAGCGAGAAGAGTTAAATGCATCCGAATGGATCATCCAGATGAAATTGGTGGTATCGCCCTAGATAGACAGCTACAATACTCTCTGCGATTTCGAAGCGATGTCGAGGTCATCATTCAGTATGGTCGAATGGACGTGGCCCAGCCTAATCTGGCGTATATCGGCATGATAGGGTATTCGGAATGA
- a CDS encoding amidohydrolase family protein, whose translation MKIIDCSCAIGYKTINYEIVNHENLLVREKVKQARNAEELLTELDFCGIDSAVVSHNTMADVDPDYGNRAVIAETIKAPDRLLPTWTILPPITESQYAPESLFPAMKANGVKLLRAYPERNRYLLNSVVMGELLDEIAAAGIPLYLSPSEGWQGIYSVLEEYPSLTVILHNYGLWSHSRLTFPLFKRYKNFYMETGDMQAAGEIKEICNKFGSERLLFGSDFPSNAIGGPLATLFGSGIAREHIENIAFQNLERMLGVVKL comes from the coding sequence ATGAAAATTATCGATTGCAGCTGTGCTATAGGATATAAAACTATCAATTATGAAATTGTTAACCATGAGAATCTCTTGGTGAGGGAAAAGGTGAAACAAGCACGGAATGCAGAGGAGCTGCTCACTGAGCTTGATTTCTGCGGAATTGATAGCGCGGTAGTCAGTCATAACACGATGGCGGATGTTGATCCGGATTATGGAAACCGCGCAGTTATTGCTGAGACGATTAAAGCACCGGATCGTTTGCTACCGACTTGGACTATTTTGCCACCCATAACTGAAAGTCAGTATGCGCCCGAGAGCTTATTTCCTGCGATGAAGGCAAATGGTGTGAAATTGCTAAGAGCGTATCCAGAACGTAATCGTTATTTACTTAACTCAGTTGTGATGGGTGAATTACTAGATGAGATTGCGGCAGCGGGAATTCCGTTGTATTTATCTCCAAGCGAAGGCTGGCAGGGCATCTATAGTGTTCTCGAGGAATATCCGAGCTTGACCGTCATTCTTCATAATTATGGCTTATGGAGCCATTCTCGTCTCACCTTTCCCTTATTCAAGCGCTACAAAAATTTCTATATGGAAACCGGAGATATGCAAGCCGCCGGGGAGATCAAAGAAATTTGTAACAAATTCGGCTCGGAGCGTCTGCTTTTCGGCTCTGATTTCCCTAGTAATGCAATCGGTGGACCATTAGCTACATTGTTCGGTTCAGGCATAGCCAGAGAGCATATCGAGAACATCGCGTTTCAAAATCTGGAACGAATGCTGGGCGTGGTGAAGCTATGA